The Miscanthus floridulus cultivar M001 chromosome 7, ASM1932011v1, whole genome shotgun sequence genome includes a region encoding these proteins:
- the LOC136463829 gene encoding uncharacterized protein isoform X2 encodes MFVREEWESEISSVMQMSTDPNNYGNLKYSAPLAVQWSYLELQMLNDGLSKYANEPGIMKYIKVAAMLPDKTVRDVAMRCQWMAARKETTRRRKPEEHYPGKKTKDRKDKMAEPSSWGTNPPVQTEMRSSSFIPQNAKNNGFISGDSQIDRGMLNILEENARLLNQIEVNILTSQAYNNMDLFHHARRNINGLLQSMSQIPGIMSKMPPLPVSVDERLASYILPRAPMAQVLGSSHLKEEPSMVGHC; translated from the exons ATGTTCGTGAGGGAGGAGTGGGAGAGCGAAATTTCTTCTGTTATGCAGATGTCAACAGATCCTAACAACTATGGG AACCTCAAGTATAGTGCACCGTTGGCTGTGCAGTGGTCCTATCTGGAGCTGCAAATGTTGAATGATGGCCTCAGCAA GTATGCAAATGAACCAGGAATCATGAAGTACATAAAGGTAGCAGCCATGTTACCAGACAAGACAGTAAGAGATGTTGCCATGAGATGCCAATGGATGGCAGCG AGAAAAGAAACTACAAGACGACGGAAACCTGAAGAACACTATCCTGGAAAAAAGACAAAAGATAGGAAG GATAAAATGGCTGAGCCGTCATCATGGGGTACCAATCCTCCTGTTCAGACTGAGATGAGATCTTCCTCATTTATTCCTCAGAACGCCAAAAACAATGGATTTATCTCTGGAG ACTCTCAAATTGACCGTGGAATGCTAAATATATTGGAAGAAAATGCTCGACTACTCAATCAAATAGAAGTAAATATTTTAACATCACAG GCTTATAACAACATGGATCTTTTCCATCACGCAAGAAGGAACATCAATGGTCTTCTACAAAG CATGAGCCAAATTCCCGGAATAATGAGCAAGATGCCCCCATTGCCTGTTTCGGTGGATGAAAGGCTAGCTAGCTACATACTCCCTCGTGCTCCTATG GCACAAGTTCTTGGCAGCAGTCATTTGAAAGAAGAACCGAGTATGGTAGGCCACTGCTAG
- the LOC136463829 gene encoding uncharacterized protein isoform X1: MFVREEWESEISSVMQMSTDPNNYGVFPHSFCNQHVVSFQTSSITSGSGAIPVCLDTSSGTNGNMAMLNTTSSTIVSTGSPNMISDSSCQNLKYSAPLAVQWSYLELQMLNDGLSKYANEPGIMKYIKVAAMLPDKTVRDVAMRCQWMAARKETTRRRKPEEHYPGKKTKDRKDKMAEPSSWGTNPPVQTEMRSSSFIPQNAKNNGFISGDSQIDRGMLNILEENARLLNQIEVNILTSQAYNNMDLFHHARRNINGLLQSMSQIPGIMSKMPPLPVSVDERLASYILPRAPMAQVLGSSHLKEEPSMVGHC, from the exons ATGTTCGTGAGGGAGGAGTGGGAGAGCGAAATTTCTTCTGTTATGCAGATGTCAACAGATCCTAACAACTATGGGGTATTTCCACATTCATTCTGCAACCAACATGTGGTTTCGTTTCAGACGAGTTCAATTACTAGTGGATCAGGAGCCATACCAGTTTGTCTAGACACTTCCAGTGGAACGAATGGCAATATGGCGATGTTGAACACTACATCTTCAACAATTGTATCCACTGGTTCACCAAACATGATTTCTGATTCTTCTTGCCAGAACCTCAAGTATAGTGCACCGTTGGCTGTGCAGTGGTCCTATCTGGAGCTGCAAATGTTGAATGATGGCCTCAGCAA GTATGCAAATGAACCAGGAATCATGAAGTACATAAAGGTAGCAGCCATGTTACCAGACAAGACAGTAAGAGATGTTGCCATGAGATGCCAATGGATGGCAGCG AGAAAAGAAACTACAAGACGACGGAAACCTGAAGAACACTATCCTGGAAAAAAGACAAAAGATAGGAAG GATAAAATGGCTGAGCCGTCATCATGGGGTACCAATCCTCCTGTTCAGACTGAGATGAGATCTTCCTCATTTATTCCTCAGAACGCCAAAAACAATGGATTTATCTCTGGAG ACTCTCAAATTGACCGTGGAATGCTAAATATATTGGAAGAAAATGCTCGACTACTCAATCAAATAGAAGTAAATATTTTAACATCACAG GCTTATAACAACATGGATCTTTTCCATCACGCAAGAAGGAACATCAATGGTCTTCTACAAAG CATGAGCCAAATTCCCGGAATAATGAGCAAGATGCCCCCATTGCCTGTTTCGGTGGATGAAAGGCTAGCTAGCTACATACTCCCTCGTGCTCCTATG GCACAAGTTCTTGGCAGCAGTCATTTGAAAGAAGAACCGAGTATGGTAGGCCACTGCTAG
- the LOC136463830 gene encoding photosynthetic NDH subunit of lumenal location 3, chloroplastic-like, whose amino-acid sequence MDQGMELRGCVCRIKSSALELLSMEEDLTTDLDDDLWDLVRRDLQLKATFLYIDLNRVIACNECEERREEITLLANDFFYFMDELGDAVANRSVSVVKLCYGDAAQALREVVAAVAPPAAA is encoded by the exons ATGGATCAGGGGATGGAGCTGAGGGGATGCGTTTGTCGGATCAAGAGCTCGGCACTTGAGCTTCTGTCCATGGAGGAGGATCTGACGACTGATCTGGATGATGACCTGTGGGATTTGGTCAGGAGGGATCTCCAGCTGAAGGCCACCTTCCTGTACATTGACCTGAACCGTGTGATTGCCTGCAACGAGTGCGAGGAGCGCAGGGAGGAGATCACCCTTCTCGCCAACGATTTCTTCTACTTCATGGATGAG CTGGGTGATGCTGTGGCGAACCGGAGCGTCTCCGTCGTGAAGCTGTGCTACGGCGACGCGGCTCAGGCGCTCCGTGAGGTGGTCGCCGCCGTTGCGCCGCCGGCAGCAGCCTGA